One stretch of Actinacidiphila sp. DG2A-62 DNA includes these proteins:
- a CDS encoding TIGR03086 family metal-binding protein, whose protein sequence is MAAAPAPAGSQASVAAIAELSAALADVADAVRPGHLGERTPCSRFSVAGLLAHLAYSLGSCERAARKDAAFDTARGAQPGAAPTTARDVARDVAPSTARDVAAASRRTGAAWQRPEALLGSTEFGLVPGRARGPEKLPAAFAVLVTVQELGLHGWDLASSIGLPFRVSQETGRVLVEAVGVFAARARPSGSYGPALDVSPNAPALLRALAASGRSPSWSSRPRLRPVD, encoded by the coding sequence ATGGCCGCGGCACCCGCGCCCGCCGGATCGCAGGCGTCCGTCGCCGCCATAGCGGAGCTGAGCGCCGCGCTGGCCGACGTCGCGGACGCGGTCCGCCCCGGGCACCTGGGCGAACGCACGCCGTGCAGCCGGTTCTCGGTGGCCGGACTGCTCGCCCACCTCGCGTACTCGCTCGGATCGTGCGAGCGCGCGGCGCGCAAGGACGCGGCGTTCGACACGGCGCGCGGCGCGCAGCCGGGTGCCGCGCCGACCACCGCGCGGGACGTCGCGCGGGACGTCGCGCCATCCACCGCGCGGGACGTCGCGGCGGCCTCCCGCCGGACCGGCGCGGCCTGGCAGCGGCCCGAGGCCCTGCTGGGCAGCACCGAGTTCGGGCTGGTCCCGGGCCGAGCGCGCGGCCCGGAGAAGCTGCCCGCCGCCTTCGCGGTGCTGGTGACCGTGCAGGAACTCGGGCTGCACGGCTGGGACCTGGCCTCGTCGATCGGCCTGCCGTTCCGCGTCTCGCAGGAGACCGGGCGGGTGCTGGTCGAGGCGGTGGGCGTCTTCGCCGCCAGGGCCCGGCCGAGCGGGAGTTACGGACCGGCGCTCGACGTCTCGCCCAACGCGCCCGCGCTGCTGCGCGCGCTGGCGGCGAGCGGCCGCAGCCCGTCCTGGAGCAGCCGGCCGCGCCTGCGGCCGGTCGACTGA
- a CDS encoding ketoacyl-ACP synthase III family protein: protein MRWDDIYVGGVAAFLGHKEDVHEALADGRYDAEEHEENDYLFVRVEDELTPADMAVRAAREALGRAGTPDGGVGLYLHAASTFQGLDHWTPGSYIQEQTAGGTAPALEVRQACNGAIMSLELAAAYLTAKPEPSSALITTGDRYNPPAYDRYRTDKNILLADGATALVLSRGREGVARLLSTATVGDTGHEALGRGTGGWQQSPGDAGLPILLRERKKEYLIGGGKIEDIIRTLTVRQQQAMDTALSDAGVTAADVARFVYPNIGRVAQDWEIRKAAGITEEQTTWAWGREVGHIAAGDQFAGLAHLLESGAVRPGDRVALAGVGSGYNFGWAVVEILRTPQWSTTAS, encoded by the coding sequence ATGCGGTGGGACGACATTTACGTGGGCGGCGTGGCCGCTTTCCTGGGGCACAAAGAGGATGTGCACGAGGCGCTGGCGGACGGCCGCTACGACGCCGAGGAGCACGAGGAGAACGACTACCTGTTCGTGCGGGTGGAGGACGAGTTGACGCCCGCCGACATGGCGGTGCGGGCCGCCCGCGAGGCGCTGGGGCGGGCCGGGACGCCGGACGGCGGCGTCGGGCTCTACCTGCACGCGGCCTCCACGTTCCAGGGGCTCGACCACTGGACGCCCGGCTCGTACATCCAGGAGCAGACCGCCGGCGGCACCGCCCCGGCGCTGGAGGTCCGGCAGGCGTGCAACGGCGCGATCATGTCGCTGGAGCTGGCGGCGGCGTACCTGACCGCGAAGCCCGAGCCGTCGTCGGCGCTGATCACCACCGGCGACCGCTACAACCCGCCGGCCTACGACCGCTACCGCACCGACAAGAACATCCTGCTCGCCGACGGCGCCACCGCCCTGGTGCTCTCCCGCGGACGGGAGGGCGTGGCCCGGCTGCTGTCCACCGCGACGGTCGGCGACACCGGGCACGAGGCGCTGGGCCGCGGCACCGGCGGCTGGCAGCAGTCGCCGGGCGACGCCGGGCTGCCGATCCTGCTGCGCGAGCGGAAGAAGGAGTACCTGATCGGCGGCGGGAAGATCGAGGACATCATCCGCACCCTGACGGTGCGTCAGCAGCAGGCGATGGACACCGCGCTGTCCGACGCCGGGGTGACGGCCGCCGACGTCGCGCGGTTCGTCTACCCCAACATCGGCCGGGTCGCCCAGGACTGGGAGATCCGCAAGGCCGCGGGCATCACCGAGGAGCAGACCACCTGGGCGTGGGGCCGCGAGGTCGGCCACATCGCTGCGGGCGACCAGTTCGCCGGCCTGGCCCACCTGCTGGAGTCCGGCGCGGTGCGGCCCGGCGACCGGGTCGCGCTGGCCGGCGTGGGCAGCGGCTACAACTTCGGCTGGGCGGTGGTGGAGATCCTGCGGACCCCCCAGTGGTCGACGACGGCGAGCTGA
- a CDS encoding SDR family NAD(P)-dependent oxidoreductase, translating to MHLTDGVTLVTGGASGLGLAVARHVAAAGGAVVIADLPGSAGRERAAEIGGKVLFAAADVTDEADVERALDLAGTLGPLRFVVNCAGVINTIRTAGRHGPFPLAEFARVVQVNLVGTFNVIRLAAQRIARAEAVGGERGVVVNTASVAAFEGQVGQAAYAASKGGVAGLTLPVARDLAGLLIRVAAIAPGLFDTPMLGELPEAAVASLSAQTPHPSRLGAPAEYAALVAHVIANPMINGEVIRLDGAIRMAPR from the coding sequence GTGCACCTCACCGACGGAGTGACCCTGGTGACCGGCGGCGCGTCCGGGCTCGGACTGGCCGTGGCCCGGCACGTCGCCGCGGCCGGCGGCGCGGTGGTCATCGCCGACCTGCCGGGGTCGGCCGGGCGCGAGCGGGCCGCGGAGATCGGCGGCAAGGTGCTCTTCGCGGCGGCCGACGTCACCGACGAGGCCGACGTCGAACGGGCGCTGGACCTGGCCGGGACGCTCGGCCCGCTGCGGTTCGTGGTCAACTGCGCCGGGGTGATCAACACGATCAGGACCGCGGGCCGCCACGGCCCCTTCCCACTCGCCGAGTTCGCCCGCGTGGTGCAGGTCAACCTGGTGGGCACCTTCAACGTGATCCGGCTGGCGGCACAGCGGATCGCGCGGGCGGAGGCGGTGGGCGGCGAGCGCGGAGTCGTCGTCAACACCGCCTCCGTCGCGGCCTTCGAGGGGCAGGTCGGCCAGGCCGCGTACGCGGCGTCCAAGGGCGGCGTGGCCGGCCTGACGCTGCCGGTCGCCCGCGACCTGGCCGGTCTGCTGATCCGGGTCGCGGCGATCGCGCCCGGACTGTTCGACACGCCCATGCTCGGCGAGCTGCCGGAGGCGGCGGTGGCCTCGCTCAGCGCGCAGACCCCGCACCCCTCCCGGCTGGGCGCGCCGGCGGAGTACGCGGCGCTGGTCGCGCACGTCATCGCCAACCCGATGATCAACGGCGAGGTGATCCGGCTCGACGGCGCGATCCGCATGGCGCCACGGTGA